From a single Bacillus pseudomycoides DSM 12442 genomic region:
- a CDS encoding phosphatase PAP2 family protein: MKRYRHVYLLSTLLICFVGLSLSYHTACVERFDDVISKFIQGFRNDYLTAYFIWMSYIGSKKIYFPVLIIVVMYFLIRKKLLSALFLIVNYYGSRYLNSLLKLWYERPRPDVTQLVTATGYSFPSGHTMNATAFLGFIAYVTITEHRITLHKKLLLIFITCFVIFSISVSRVYLGVHYPSDILAGWAAGGSWLILCIMFHQAFIKKEPMSS, encoded by the coding sequence GTGAAACGATATCGACATGTATACTTGTTAAGTACGTTACTCATTTGTTTTGTCGGATTATCACTTTCGTATCATACCGCTTGTGTTGAGAGATTTGATGATGTTATTTCCAAATTTATTCAAGGTTTTCGGAACGATTATTTGACAGCTTATTTTATCTGGATGTCTTATATTGGTTCAAAAAAAATATATTTTCCAGTATTAATCATAGTTGTAATGTACTTTCTCATTCGAAAAAAGTTGTTAAGTGCGTTATTTTTAATCGTTAATTATTATGGATCTCGCTATCTTAACAGCCTCTTAAAATTATGGTACGAGCGCCCAAGACCGGATGTCACGCAGCTTGTTACAGCTACAGGGTATAGTTTTCCGAGCGGCCATACGATGAATGCTACAGCATTTTTAGGGTTTATCGCCTATGTAACAATCACAGAACATCGCATTACACTGCATAAAAAGTTGTTGCTTATTTTTATTACATGTTTTGTTATATTTTCTATTTCTGTTAGCCGTGTATATCTCGGTGTCCATTATCCATCCGATATATTAGCGGGCTGGGCAGCGGGTGGAAGTTGGCTTATTTTATGTATTATGTTTCATCAAGCATTCATCAAAAAAGAACCTATGTCATCATAG
- a CDS encoding cation diffusion facilitator family transporter: protein MNSLSNKEADKGAIVSIIAYIFLSSLKIVISYIALSSALRADGLNNLTDIGASLAVLIGLKISRKPRDPDHPYGHSRAEQIASLVASFIMATVSLEVIVSAIQSFFNPQKTAPNVLAAWVALFCAVVMYVVYKYNNKIAQRTKSKALEAAAKDNLSDALVSIGTVVGIVASQFHMPILDPIAALIVGFIICKTAWDIFIEASHMLTDGIDPDKMEEYSQAVRLVSGVEHIVDIRARMYGNQTYVDITIEVDARMDVSKSHHITDKIEEMLERKFGILHTHIHVEPMQKEPMMT from the coding sequence ATGAATTCACTTTCTAATAAAGAAGCTGATAAAGGAGCTATTGTCAGCATTATCGCCTACATATTTTTATCATCACTGAAAATCGTAATTAGCTATATTGCCCTTTCCAGTGCATTACGGGCGGATGGTTTAAATAACTTAACAGATATTGGTGCTTCTTTAGCTGTATTAATTGGTCTTAAAATTTCTCGTAAACCCCGTGATCCGGATCATCCATACGGACATTCACGTGCAGAACAAATCGCTTCACTTGTTGCCTCCTTTATTATGGCGACGGTCAGCTTAGAAGTAATCGTAAGTGCAATTCAATCGTTTTTCAATCCGCAAAAAACCGCACCAAATGTACTTGCAGCATGGGTTGCCTTATTTTGTGCTGTCGTCATGTACGTCGTGTACAAATATAATAATAAAATTGCGCAGCGAACAAAAAGTAAAGCATTAGAAGCCGCTGCAAAAGATAATTTATCAGATGCTCTCGTGAGTATAGGTACAGTTGTCGGCATTGTAGCATCACAGTTCCACATGCCTATCCTCGATCCAATTGCGGCGTTAATCGTTGGCTTTATTATTTGCAAAACTGCGTGGGACATCTTTATAGAAGCTTCTCATATGTTAACTGACGGCATTGATCCGGATAAAATGGAGGAATATTCACAAGCTGTCAGACTCGTTTCTGGTGTTGAACATATTGTTGATATTCGCGCACGTATGTATGGAAACCAAACGTATGTGGATATTACGATTGAAGTAGATGCCCGTATGGACGTGAGTAAAAGCCATCATATTACCGATAAAATTGAAGAAATGTTAGAACGAAAATTTGGAATTTTACACACTCATATTCATGTTGAACCTATGCAAAAAGAACCTATGATGACATAG
- a CDS encoding thioredoxin family protein — protein sequence MKEIKSEKEFKDIIASEEPVVVKFFTTWCPDCVRMDNFIGDVMEEFQKFEWYSINKDEFPSIAEEYQVMGIPSLLVYQNGEKLGHLHSANAKTEEQVTEFLEAY from the coding sequence ATGAAAGAAATCAAGTCTGAAAAGGAATTCAAGGACATTATCGCAAGCGAGGAGCCAGTAGTAGTTAAGTTCTTCACTACATGGTGCCCAGATTGTGTACGGATGGATAACTTTATCGGAGATGTAATGGAAGAGTTCCAGAAATTCGAATGGTATTCTATTAATAAAGATGAGTTCCCAAGTATTGCAGAAGAGTATCAAGTAATGGGAATTCCTAGCTTATTAGTGTATCAAAATGGTGAAAAACTTGGTCATTTACATAGTGCGAACGCAAAAACAGAAGAGCAAGTTACTGAGTTTTTAGAAGCATACTAA
- a CDS encoding tyrosine-type recombinase/integrase → MILKEEHHERIKVEKERYGSEYNDYDIVCPTFNGNPCNFRSLTQLWKKLIKKSEVPDIRFQDLRHTHATLMLKQGIHPKIVSERLGHKRVGITLDTYSHVVPGLQETAVDQFANELFGNKTVR, encoded by the coding sequence TTGATTTTGAAAGAAGAACATCATGAACGAATAAAAGTAGAAAAAGAACGTTACGGAAGTGAATATAACGATTATGATATAGTCTGCCCTACCTTTAATGGTAATCCTTGCAATTTCAGAAGTTTGACACAGCTCTGGAAAAAGCTTATAAAGAAAAGTGAGGTTCCTGATATTCGGTTCCAAGATCTAAGGCATACTCATGCAACTTTAATGTTGAAACAAGGTATTCATCCGAAGATTGTAAGTGAACGTTTAGGACATAAAAGAGTAGGCATCACATTAGACACCTACTCACATGTCGTACCAGGACTTCAAGAAACTGCGGTGGACCAATTTGCAAACGAATTGTTCGGAAATAAAACCGTTCGTTAG
- a CDS encoding tyrosine-type recombinase/integrase: protein MTKRIVEIEEGSYIEPTKMRAREFFIQYLEARKIKLRETTYYNYRKHINNRIIPKLSNIPMQKLKGIDLEKFYSDLSESMKPTTVRSIHQIIRTALSYAMRHKIVKKNVADVVSPPKGVEKTVNTWSEEDVLRFLKNAQDSRYYVAYLLAITCGMRKCEILGLQWKDIDFERRTS, encoded by the coding sequence ATGACTAAAAGAATCGTAGAAATTGAAGAAGGCTCGTATATCGAGCCCACAAAAATGAGAGCACGTGAATTCTTTATTCAATATCTTGAAGCTAGGAAGATAAAGCTTAGAGAAACCACGTACTATAACTATCGTAAACATATTAATAATCGTATTATACCAAAACTCAGTAACATTCCAATGCAAAAATTAAAGGGTATAGATCTTGAAAAATTTTATAGTGATCTATCAGAAAGTATGAAGCCCACTACGGTACGAAGTATACATCAGATTATTCGTACTGCCCTTTCTTATGCAATGAGACATAAAATTGTTAAAAAGAATGTTGCGGATGTTGTAAGTCCACCTAAAGGGGTAGAAAAAACAGTAAACACTTGGTCTGAGGAAGATGTACTGCGTTTTTTAAAAAATGCTCAGGATAGTCGTTATTATGTAGCTTATCTTCTTGCAATCACTTGTGGAATGCGTAAATGTGAAATACTAGGTCTACAATGGAAAGACATTGATTTTGAAAGAAGAACATCATGA
- a CDS encoding helix-turn-helix domain-containing protein, translating into MVKKGVKFQTYSDELKIQVVESFLNDEGSQSAIAKKYGLKSRTQLMDWVRKYQETGGISDSRGKNNGNKGFKNPLKGRSRTKFDSMEEELEYYKAQVDYLKK; encoded by the coding sequence ATGGTTAAAAAAGGGGTTAAATTTCAAACTTATTCAGATGAATTAAAGATACAAGTTGTAGAAAGTTTTTTAAATGATGAGGGTAGCCAATCAGCTATAGCGAAGAAATATGGGCTTAAAAGTAGAACACAGTTAATGGATTGGGTTCGGAAATATCAAGAAACAGGCGGTATTTCAGACTCACGGGGAAAAAACAACGGTAATAAGGGCTTCAAAAACCCCTTGAAAGGTCGTTCTCGTACGAAATTCGATAGTATGGAAGAAGAATTAGAATACTACAAGGCACAGGTGGATTACTTAAAAAAGTAG
- a CDS encoding IS3 family transposase, with protein sequence MAFNTYSKTITLFKGDTLREQIQAIETYIYHYNYKRFQKRLNHRALIEYRISMAA encoded by the coding sequence GTGGCGTTTAACACGTACTCAAAGACAATTACGCTTTTCAAAGGAGATACATTGCGTGAACAGATTCAAGCAATTGAAACATACATCTATCATTATAACTACAAACGATTCCAAAAACGACTCAACCATCGAGCTCTGATTGAATATCGAATCTCGATGGCTGCCTAA
- a CDS encoding contact-dependent growth inhibition system immunity protein: MEDRYNPYEELGDFLAGTFHQDIESPEEALNEFIMEVTKICIENTKNDILSFLNSNLTDSEKEEFIKYNTYIYYPALNLTPIEWLKQTLETLKEALKSKK; this comes from the coding sequence ATGGAAGATAGATATAACCCTTATGAAGAATTAGGTGATTTTTTAGCAGGAACATTTCACCAAGACATTGAATCGCCTGAGGAAGCCCTTAATGAATTTATAATGGAAGTTACTAAAATCTGTATTGAAAATACTAAAAATGATATACTTTCATTTTTAAACAGTAATTTAACTGATAGCGAAAAAGAGGAATTTATTAAATATAATACTTATATTTATTACCCAGCATTAAACTTAACACCTATAGAATGGTTAAAACAGACCCTTGAAACACTAAAAGAAGCTTTAAAAAGTAAAAAATAA
- a CDS encoding RNase A-like domain-containing protein, with product MSLNMYLGEVQNQTQSMNAVCTATIQGMEQAIQSIDAFASDTVLQGQTYDSAKAFIVEAFLPLAQGIIYLCEELIRQNDAFPSDFQSQVASTDVIEQEILEQIQEIDRMKTSMEAVSQTMPIPGMDAMANLFTVMRKKLQEKLDHLYQFNQTSSNKYNTAIQLAASIATGLAEVQSGKGFSLASGTFSTQGLNMEWADSIQEYLDTNIRLDNRIKSSDVVESDILQDGTSEKNILEKVVSGVWNGSGQFIGGIVEFFDSLDDTVAKENMKYAIGHPLETVSTAWNTFSDSFMNDVWHGDAESIAKWGTNAFMELGLGWIGDKGISKVGKVTTLGESVNLAKFSEGISSVSNQLPLKDRFAFAGGNNIHSRFDIPDFKQAEEKLSTYRFARGVDTNTVKPGDTSPLAPGGGLNAHEAKNGQRGGHLLKKHVGKTDAELLQRLQNDSKITGSSTFTDRATAERVANEVLGNPQNIAKINRWLNNPNSRLTLPLRYKGNTIIGRYIERGSNSALDVENAIIVLKKNNQGSFIITGYPVK from the coding sequence ATGAGTTTAAATATGTATTTGGGAGAAGTACAAAATCAGACTCAAAGCATGAACGCTGTATGTACTGCTACCATTCAAGGTATGGAACAAGCCATTCAGTCGATTGACGCTTTCGCAAGCGATACTGTCTTGCAAGGACAAACATATGATAGTGCAAAAGCTTTTATTGTAGAAGCCTTTCTTCCTTTAGCACAAGGAATTATTTATTTGTGTGAAGAATTAATTCGTCAAAATGATGCTTTTCCAAGTGATTTTCAATCACAAGTCGCTTCCACAGATGTAATCGAACAAGAAATATTAGAACAAATTCAAGAAATTGACCGAATGAAAACAAGTATGGAAGCTGTCAGTCAAACTATGCCAATCCCAGGTATGGACGCTATGGCGAATCTTTTTACTGTCATGAGGAAAAAACTGCAAGAAAAGTTAGATCATTTGTATCAGTTCAATCAAACATCTAGCAATAAGTATAATACAGCAATTCAATTAGCTGCTAGCATTGCGACAGGCCTTGCCGAAGTCCAAAGCGGAAAAGGGTTTAGTCTTGCAAGTGGCACATTTAGTACGCAAGGGTTGAATATGGAATGGGCAGATTCTATTCAAGAATATTTGGATACTAATATTCGTTTGGATAATAGAATTAAATCGAGTGATGTAGTAGAATCAGATATATTACAAGATGGTACTTCTGAAAAAAATATACTTGAAAAAGTTGTGAGTGGTGTCTGGAATGGTTCTGGACAATTTATTGGAGGAATCGTAGAATTTTTTGATTCACTAGACGATACAGTAGCAAAAGAAAACATGAAGTATGCTATAGGCCATCCCCTAGAGACAGTCTCTACTGCGTGGAATACTTTTTCGGATTCATTTATGAATGATGTTTGGCATGGTGATGCAGAAAGTATTGCAAAATGGGGAACAAATGCTTTTATGGAACTTGGATTAGGATGGATTGGGGATAAAGGGATAAGCAAAGTAGGGAAAGTAACTACACTCGGTGAAAGTGTGAATCTAGCAAAATTCTCAGAAGGTATCTCATCTGTTTCAAATCAGTTACCATTGAAAGACCGATTTGCATTTGCTGGTGGAAATAATATACACTCTAGATTCGATATACCTGATTTTAAACAAGCTGAAGAAAAGCTATCGACTTATCGGTTTGCTAGGGGAGTTGATACTAATACTGTAAAACCAGGAGATACTAGTCCGTTAGCTCCAGGAGGAGGGTTAAATGCCCATGAGGCAAAAAATGGCCAAAGAGGTGGCCACTTACTCAAGAAACACGTTGGAAAAACAGATGCAGAGTTGTTGCAAAGATTACAGAATGATTCTAAAATAACAGGGTCATCAACTTTCACTGATAGAGCTACAGCAGAGAGAGTAGCTAATGAAGTATTAGGTAATCCGCAAAATATAGCAAAAATAAATAGGTGGTTAAACAATCCTAATAGCAGACTAACTTTACCGCTAAGATATAAAGGTAATACTATAATTGGACGATATATCGAAAGAGGATCAAATAGTGCTTTAGATGTGGAAAATGCTATAATTGTTTTGAAAAAAAATAACCAAGGAAGTTTTATTATAACAGGATATCCAGTAAAGTAG
- a CDS encoding DUF3958 family protein, translated as MSQDIENQIKQLNQKLRSVFEEQDRNQSAIQTQEQAEADFHEWKNRSNRLFNRILETWHGDRELSHFFMNTRQEAQHIERKLTFELENQKETLLKKRRDLSDLENDLSYQQQQLVREVNA; from the coding sequence ATGAGTCAAGATATTGAAAACCAAATCAAACAATTAAATCAAAAATTACGAAGTGTATTCGAAGAGCAGGACCGGAATCAATCTGCGATTCAAACTCAGGAACAAGCGGAAGCAGATTTTCACGAATGGAAAAATCGAAGTAACCGTTTGTTTAACCGAATTCTAGAAACTTGGCATGGTGATAGAGAATTATCTCATTTTTTTATGAATACGCGTCAAGAAGCACAACACATTGAGCGAAAACTTACATTCGAATTGGAAAATCAAAAAGAAACGTTGCTTAAAAAAAGACGAGACCTTAGTGATTTAGAAAACGACCTTTCCTATCAGCAACAACAATTAGTAAGGGAGGTCAATGCATGA
- a CDS encoding TIGR04197 family type VII secretion effector: MGQFQSNFQAAQQIATQMKAASNTIQSATNRSITKATRTTLSVNSKAQEANQQALDLTKQFCAAFQQAVDNIHSVANEFERMDNELQNTFR; the protein is encoded by the coding sequence ATGGGACAATTTCAAAGTAATTTTCAAGCGGCACAACAAATCGCTACGCAGATGAAAGCAGCTTCGAATACGATCCAGAGTGCGACAAATCGGTCTATAACAAAGGCGACGCGTACTACGCTATCTGTTAATTCCAAAGCACAAGAGGCGAACCAACAAGCTTTAGATCTAACGAAACAATTTTGTGCCGCCTTCCAACAAGCAGTCGATAATATTCATTCGGTAGCTAACGAGTTTGAGAGAATGGATAACGAACTTCAAAATACTTTTCGCTAA
- a CDS encoding DUF2691 family protein, with protein MNIGIHFHAPEDENFNLSILSLLEPFNFQDYMWQIDDAEIHVKDECGNFTNEMLFDNKRFIAGHKLEETLQNKDYYLIFLTMVAFPDMKKSSPTWVTTATDFINSDCEFLLSIVDGFDISILCKNEDLLKTLYQHVQDLGYLDTKYLTENTSGTF; from the coding sequence ATGAATATAGGGATACATTTCCATGCTCCAGAAGATGAAAATTTCAATTTATCCATATTGAGTTTACTAGAACCTTTTAATTTTCAAGATTATATGTGGCAAATAGATGATGCTGAAATACACGTTAAAGATGAATGTGGTAATTTTACAAACGAGATGTTGTTTGATAATAAACGTTTCATCGCAGGACATAAGTTGGAAGAAACACTACAAAATAAAGACTATTATTTAATTTTCTTAACGATGGTTGCTTTCCCTGATATGAAAAAGAGTAGCCCGACGTGGGTAACTACAGCAACAGATTTTATTAATAGTGATTGTGAATTTTTGTTAAGTATAGTCGACGGTTTTGATATTAGTATTTTATGTAAAAATGAGGATTTACTAAAGACATTGTATCAACATGTTCAGGATCTTGGTTATTTAGATACCAAGTATTTAACAGAAAATACTAGTGGAACGTTTTAA
- a CDS encoding tyrosine-type recombinase/integrase: protein MGKVPITNGTKNAIKRWVSVRGEASTKQLFCNISGELFKQRGLHQMIARYGRMAMIENVRVSPHTFRHTCAKFYLKNGGDLFSLQKILGHTDIAMT, encoded by the coding sequence ATGGGAAAAGTACCGATTACAAACGGTACGAAAAATGCTATTAAACGATGGGTTTCCGTTAGGGGAGAAGCAAGTACGAAGCAATTATTCTGTAATATATCTGGTGAGTTGTTTAAACAGCGAGGACTACACCAAATGATTGCTCGTTATGGAAGGATGGCGATGATAGAGAATGTTAGAGTAAGCCCGCATACGTTTCGTCATACATGCGCTAAGTTTTACTTAAAGAATGGTGGAGACTTATTTTCTTTACAAAAAATACTGGGTCATACAGATATTGCAATGACGTGA
- a CDS encoding polymorphic toxin type 50 domain-containing protein → MVSIHPLSYLHSVYHPYHVRTSQEKHIPNTPNYKQEVANGKNKSIFYGDNKTAQELLDKFAGKGTVLKNGRERVDFGQVIGKYYDMQTGKYIETTRGMIHYGKDGAHIVPSKPLEP, encoded by the coding sequence ATGGTTTCAATTCACCCATTATCCTATTTGCATTCCGTATACCACCCATATCATGTACGCACATCTCAAGAGAAACATATTCCTAATACACCAAACTATAAGCAGGAAGTAGCAAACGGTAAAAACAAGAGTATATTCTATGGTGATAATAAAACAGCACAAGAATTGCTTGACAAATTTGCAGGGAAAGGTACAGTATTAAAAAACGGTAGAGAAAGAGTAGACTTTGGTCAAGTAATAGGAAAATACTATGATATGCAAACTGGGAAATATATAGAGACTACTAGAGGCATGATACACTATGGAAAAGACGGTGCGCACATAGTTCCTTCAAAACCATTAGAACCATAA
- a CDS encoding replication-relaxation family protein has translation MHGKEYVYYLNKEGHSLFGEGAVVSRGKMAHALLRNEAWLHLFCPDDWQIETKIRYRKNGEKKKIIPDVKYSDEEGILHAVEVDRSQKMKINEEKLKKYEEFTQIYKQKYNGKVPIIHFFTVTKYREKKLEQLAAKYDIYVKVYVIQSI, from the coding sequence ATACACGGGAAGGAGTATGTATATTATCTCAATAAAGAAGGTCATTCGTTGTTTGGTGAAGGTGCTGTTGTTTCAAGAGGAAAAATGGCACATGCATTGCTACGAAATGAAGCTTGGTTACATTTGTTCTGTCCAGATGATTGGCAAATAGAAACGAAAATACGTTATAGAAAGAATGGAGAGAAAAAGAAGATTATTCCAGATGTAAAATACAGTGATGAAGAAGGGATACTTCATGCAGTTGAAGTAGATCGTTCACAAAAAATGAAGATTAATGAAGAGAAGCTAAAAAAGTATGAAGAGTTTACGCAAATTTATAAGCAAAAATATAATGGAAAGGTGCCAATTATTCATTTCTTTACAGTTACAAAATATAGGGAAAAGAAATTGGAACAGTTAGCAGCAAAATACGATATATATGTGAAGGTCTATGTGATTCAAAGTATATAA
- a CDS encoding insecticidal crystal protein CryET29: MGNNHFHNVFAVKQEHFGQVLKLKKFFEELDMDFNDFTDPRTLVNVLESNRDINFLKSSQEAIIGGEALQISELIEKISNMIIKDILAFPTYRWGESINQDIVSQVTDAITNMFINLNKQDAEPWIFWYNTGSVFPRYTYNILIAIDTQDKDYLTDVLAISFDVLVVKKTKQEVFSFTVNDSAQCLIMMKHMLVGIKFEDVYPS; this comes from the coding sequence ATGGGGAATAATCACTTTCATAATGTGTTTGCTGTGAAACAAGAACATTTTGGACAGGTTCTTAAATTAAAGAAATTCTTTGAAGAATTGGATATGGATTTTAATGATTTCACTGATCCTCGCACTCTAGTCAACGTGCTAGAATCAAATCGTGATATAAACTTTTTAAAGTCGTCACAGGAAGCAATCATCGGAGGAGAAGCACTTCAAATTTCAGAATTGATTGAGAAAATTAGCAATATGATTATTAAAGATATATTAGCATTTCCTACTTATCGTTGGGGAGAAAGTATAAACCAAGATATTGTGAGTCAGGTGACCGATGCTATTACTAACATGTTTATTAATTTAAATAAGCAAGATGCTGAACCATGGATCTTCTGGTATAACACTGGGAGTGTTTTTCCAAGATATACTTATAATATTTTAATCGCTATAGATACTCAGGACAAAGACTATCTTACAGACGTTTTAGCAATTAGTTTTGATGTTTTGGTTGTAAAAAAAACTAAACAGGAAGTTTTTTCTTTCACAGTTAATGATAGTGCACAATGCCTTATAATGATGAAACATATGCTTGTTGGGATTAAATTTGAAGATGTTTATCCCTCGTAA
- a CDS encoding DUF3947 family protein has protein sequence MFPNYFYNEMRMRPLGGQGPAQSTIQAVHQAMQAQQQALQAQQMHQSIQPHYSSQYYYPMYITQEGILFSGIPHETVYGL, from the coding sequence ATGTTTCCCAATTATTTTTACAATGAAATGCGAATGCGTCCTTTAGGAGGGCAGGGTCCTGCGCAAAGTACAATTCAAGCTGTTCACCAGGCTATGCAAGCACAGCAACAAGCGTTACAAGCACAACAAATGCACCAAAGTATACAACCTCACTATTCATCACAATATTATTACCCGATGTATATTACACAGGAGGGAATACTTTTTTCAGGGATTCCGCATGAAACTGTATATGGTTTATAG